In Bacillus sp. SB49, a single window of DNA contains:
- the glpK gene encoding glycerol kinase GlpK, whose protein sequence is MEKYILSIDQGTTSSRAILFNKEGEIVETGQKEFEQYFPKPGWVEHDANEIWTSVLACIADVLRKSDVEADQVAGIGITNQRETTVVWDKNTGKPVHKAIVWQSRQTQPICNELKEQGHEPTFREKTGLLLDPYFAGTKVKWILDNVEGAREKADQGELMFGTIDTWLIYKLSGKAAHVTDYSNASRTLMYNIFDLKWDDELLEILGVPSSMLPEVKESSEVYAETVDYHFFGKNIPIAGIAGDQQAALFGQACFEKGMAKNTYGTGGFMLMNTGEEAVKSNNGLLTTIAWGLDGKVEYALEGSIFVSGSAIQWLRDGLEMIESSPASEEIAGSVNSTEGVYVVPAFVGLGTPYWDSEARGAVFGLTRGTTKAHFVRATLDSLAYQTKDVVDAMVEDSGIELKKLRVDGGAVKNNLLMQFQSDLLNVTVERPRINETTALGAAYLAGLAVGFWEDRKDIDSQWEMEREFDPAMKEEKRKKLYQGWQKAVEATRVFKQEE, encoded by the coding sequence ATGGAAAAATATATTTTATCGATCGATCAGGGGACGACCAGTTCACGAGCAATTTTATTCAATAAAGAAGGCGAAATCGTGGAGACCGGTCAAAAGGAGTTTGAACAATATTTTCCTAAGCCGGGCTGGGTGGAGCATGATGCCAATGAAATCTGGACATCTGTGCTTGCGTGTATTGCAGATGTACTTAGAAAATCGGATGTCGAAGCGGATCAAGTAGCCGGCATCGGTATAACAAATCAGAGGGAAACAACCGTTGTGTGGGACAAGAATACAGGGAAGCCGGTCCACAAGGCAATTGTATGGCAGAGCAGACAAACGCAGCCGATCTGCAATGAGTTAAAAGAGCAGGGACATGAACCGACGTTCCGTGAAAAGACGGGGCTGCTTCTCGATCCCTATTTTGCCGGTACGAAGGTCAAATGGATTCTCGACAATGTAGAAGGAGCACGTGAAAAAGCGGATCAAGGAGAGTTGATGTTTGGAACGATTGACACGTGGCTTATCTATAAGTTGTCCGGGAAGGCGGCTCATGTAACGGATTATTCCAATGCTTCCCGGACATTGATGTACAATATTTTCGATTTGAAGTGGGATGATGAACTCCTTGAAATTCTTGGTGTTCCGTCCAGTATGCTTCCGGAAGTAAAAGAATCATCAGAAGTCTATGCAGAAACGGTGGATTATCACTTCTTCGGAAAAAATATTCCCATTGCCGGCATAGCAGGCGATCAGCAGGCAGCTTTGTTCGGGCAGGCTTGTTTTGAGAAAGGCATGGCTAAGAATACCTATGGTACTGGTGGATTCATGTTGATGAATACCGGAGAAGAGGCGGTTAAGTCCAATAACGGCCTGTTGACCACAATTGCCTGGGGGTTGGATGGAAAAGTGGAATATGCACTGGAAGGGAGCATTTTCGTCTCCGGTTCTGCTATTCAGTGGCTCAGGGACGGACTGGAGATGATCGAATCATCTCCTGCCAGTGAAGAAATTGCCGGCAGTGTCAACTCGACGGAAGGTGTGTATGTCGTACCTGCCTTTGTAGGATTGGGAACGCCGTATTGGGATAGTGAAGCACGAGGAGCTGTGTTCGGACTGACGCGCGGAACAACGAAAGCCCATTTTGTACGTGCAACTCTCGATTCTCTTGCGTATCAGACGAAAGACGTCGTTGATGCAATGGTGGAGGATTCCGGAATTGAGTTGAAAAAGCTGCGTGTTGATGGAGGAGCGGTCAAAAACAACTTATTGATGCAGTTCCAAAGTGATCTTCTGAATGTTACGGTGGAGCGTCCGAGAATTAATGAAACGACGGCTCTTGGTGCTGCCTATTTGGCGGGACTTGCGGTAGGATTCTGGGAAGACCGTAAAGATATAGATTCCCAATGGGAAATGGAGCGGGAGTTCGACCCTGCCATGAAGGAAGAGAAGAGGAAAAAACTTTATCAAGGCTGGCAGAAGGCTGTGGAGGCGACAAGGGTGTTTAAACAGGAAGAGTAA
- a CDS encoding glycerol-3-phosphate dehydrogenase/oxidase: protein MQSLSSYERQDQLNRLAQEEWDVLVIGGGITGSGIALDAASRGMKTAVVEMQDYAAGTSSRSTKLVHGGLRYLKQFEVKMVAEVGKEREIVYENGPHVTTPEWMLLPFHEGGNFGPFSTNIGLRVYDYLAGVKKSERRTMMSAEEALKREPLIKSEGLKGAGYYVEYKTDDARLTLEVMKKAVEHGALSSNYTKVVDFIYDDGGKLAGAKVEDTVTNEQYHVKAKKIINAGGPWVDELREIDGSKKGKTLHLTKGVHLVFDQAKFPLKQAIYFDTPDGRMVFAIPRDGKTYVGTTDTTYDEDIAHPTMTEDDRDYILNSIHMMFPSVEINANDVESSWAGLRPLIHEEGKDPSEISRKDEIFVSDSGLISMAGGKLTGYRKMAQTAVDLVRDQLTEEYGIRYSDSETKHMPISGGEVGGSKGFKKFKEERMKIGDSIGLDAKVADKLIRLYGANVDKVFQNLKNRRQEAEQAGVDPVVFAQLTYGLENELVMKPVDFFVRRTGALFFDINWVHEHKDSVIEYLTTALGYSEQQKQEYTKELNLLLEEAVKPVEFV from the coding sequence ATGCAATCACTTTCTAGTTATGAAAGACAGGATCAATTAAATCGTTTGGCACAGGAAGAGTGGGATGTTCTAGTAATTGGTGGAGGTATCACCGGTTCCGGAATCGCTTTAGATGCGGCAAGCCGGGGAATGAAAACAGCTGTCGTAGAAATGCAGGACTATGCAGCAGGTACATCCAGCCGTTCGACAAAGCTCGTTCACGGAGGGTTGCGTTATTTGAAGCAATTTGAAGTGAAGATGGTCGCTGAAGTAGGGAAAGAAAGGGAGATCGTCTATGAGAACGGTCCACATGTAACGACTCCTGAATGGATGCTGCTGCCGTTCCATGAAGGCGGTAACTTCGGTCCGTTCTCCACGAACATCGGTCTGCGGGTATATGACTACCTGGCAGGTGTTAAGAAATCAGAACGCCGTACCATGATGAGTGCGGAAGAAGCGCTTAAACGTGAGCCTTTGATTAAGAGTGAGGGGCTGAAAGGTGCCGGCTATTATGTAGAATATAAAACAGACGATGCCCGTTTGACTCTGGAAGTCATGAAGAAAGCAGTTGAACACGGCGCCTTGTCTTCGAACTATACGAAAGTTGTTGATTTCATTTATGATGACGGCGGCAAACTTGCCGGTGCTAAAGTCGAAGATACAGTAACGAATGAACAGTACCACGTGAAAGCGAAGAAAATTATTAATGCAGGTGGTCCGTGGGTAGACGAATTACGTGAAATTGATGGTTCCAAAAAAGGGAAGACCCTTCATTTGACGAAAGGTGTCCACCTTGTGTTTGACCAAGCCAAGTTCCCATTGAAACAGGCGATTTATTTTGATACGCCGGACGGCCGCATGGTCTTTGCCATTCCTCGTGATGGAAAGACCTATGTGGGTACAACAGATACGACGTATGACGAAGATATTGCGCATCCGACTATGACAGAAGATGACCGAGACTATATCTTGAATTCTATTCATATGATGTTCCCGTCTGTAGAAATTAACGCCAATGACGTGGAATCCAGCTGGGCCGGTCTTCGTCCGCTTATTCATGAAGAAGGAAAAGATCCGTCTGAAATCTCCCGTAAGGATGAAATTTTCGTTTCGGATTCCGGGCTTATTTCCATGGCCGGAGGTAAACTTACCGGTTATCGTAAAATGGCACAGACAGCCGTTGATCTTGTTCGTGATCAATTGACGGAAGAGTACGGCATTCGTTACTCTGATTCAGAAACGAAACATATGCCTATTTCCGGTGGGGAAGTCGGCGGATCCAAAGGCTTTAAGAAATTCAAAGAAGAACGGATGAAAATTGGAGATTCCATCGGCCTGGACGCTAAAGTAGCGGATAAATTGATCCGCCTGTATGGTGCTAATGTCGATAAGGTTTTCCAAAACCTTAAGAATCGCAGGCAGGAAGCGGAACAAGCCGGCGTGGATCCTGTTGTATTCGCTCAGCTTACGTACGGATTGGAGAATGAACTGGTTATGAAGCCGGTCGATTTCTTTGTCCGCCGTACAGGTGCCCTGTTCTTTGATATCAACTGGGTACATGAGCACAAGGATTCCGTTATTGAATACTTGACGACTGCACTTGGGTATTCCGAACAGCAGAAACAAGAGTACACGAAAGAACTGAACCTTCTGCTTGAAGAAGCAGTTAAACCGGTGGAGTTTGTATAA